The Vibrio syngnathi DNA window AAAAGAACGTAGTAGTTAGTGTTGCATATCAAGTGAAACTTGAAGATGGCGTAGTAGTTGACCAATCAACTGCAGAAGCTCCACTAGATTACCTTCACGGTCACAACAACCTAATTACAGGTCTTGAAAAAGAGCTTGAAGGCAAAGTAGCTGGCGATAAGTTCTCAGCAACTGTTACTCCAGAAGACGCTTACGGCGAGCACAACGATGACTTAGTTCAACGTGTTCCTGCAGACGTATTCCAAGGTGTTGAACAAATCGAAGTTGGCATGCGTTTCCTAGCGGATACTGACCAAGGTCCAATCCCAGTTGAAGTTACTGAAGTAGATGGCGACGAAGTTGTTGTTGACGGTAACCACATGCTAGCTGGCCAAACTCTAACGTTTGACGTTGAAGTTGTAGCGGTTCGTGAAGCGACTGAAGAAGAAGTTCAACACGGCCACGTACACCAAGAAGGCGGCTGTGGCGGTCACGACCACGATCATGATCATGATCACGAAGGTGGTTGCTGTGGTGGCGAAGGCCATG harbors:
- the slyD gene encoding peptidylprolyl isomerase, whose amino-acid sequence is MKIEKNVVVSVAYQVKLEDGVVVDQSTAEAPLDYLHGHNNLITGLEKELEGKVAGDKFSATVTPEDAYGEHNDDLVQRVPADVFQGVEQIEVGMRFLADTDQGPIPVEVTEVDGDEVVVDGNHMLAGQTLTFDVEVVAVREATEEEVQHGHVHQEGGCGGHDHDHDHDHEGGCCGGEGHDHAEEKKDGCCGGGSCGSH